One window from the genome of Asterias amurensis chromosome 12, ASM3211899v1 encodes:
- the LOC139945235 gene encoding uncharacterized protein — protein MKTKARFLFYCASSVTVGLCFGLIVHVNNGHRSVVADPLRGRDIMVVEKGDTRQQQRQPSATEFVISHYKEKLDWLKPIAKDCHVYDKGHGKSLKPSFPVKQWEELPNVGRESHTYLYHIIKYYESLADVTVFLPDELADYTPEFCFPAPTDFLEKAREGIPCLVYSTHENWGSIKHIDQWKLEYDQGLMRHAKNATLGEFYQTVFGRAPPQAVDCCLAGCFSATRRCLQKHPKKFYQKLISFLDDHSNPEEGHYLNRLWHAVVAC, from the exons ATGAAAACCAAAGCACGTTTCCTCTTTTACTGTGCTAGTTCAGTTACAGTAGGCCTATGTTTTGGCCTCATAGTTCACGTGAATAATGGACATCGTTCTGTGGTTGCCGATCCACTGAGGGGACGAGATATTATGGTGGTCGAAAAAG GAGATACGCGTCAACAACAGCGTCAACCTTCGGCAACTGAATTTGTCATATCTCACTACAAGGAGAAACTTGATTGGCTGAAACCCATTGCTAAGGATTGTCACGTGTACGACAAAGGTCACGGCAAAAGCTTAAAACCATCATTTCCGGTCAAACAATGGGAGGAGCTACCTAACGTTGGACGAGAGAGCCATACCTATCTCTACCACATCATCAAGTATTATGAAAGCCTCGCAGATGTTACGGTGTTCCTCCCAGACGAACTAGCAGACTATACTCCAGAGTTTTGCTTTCCAGCTCCAACTGACTTTCTCGAGAAAGCTCGGGAGGGAATTCCTTGCTTGGTGTACAGTACACACGAAAACTGGGGAAGCATTAAACACATTGACCAGTGGAAATTGGAATACGATCAAGGGCTCATGCGGCATGCTAAAAATGCCACGCTTGGAGAATTTTATCAGACAGTGTTCGGAAGGGCGCCACCACAGGCCGTGGACTGTTGCTTAGCGGGCTGTTTCTCGGCAACCAGGCGATGTCTCCAAAAGCACCCAAAGAAGTTTTATCAAAAATTGATTTCATTTTTGGACGATCACTCGAACCCAGAGGAGGGTCACTATTTGAACAGATTGTGGCATGCTGTTGTTGCTTGCTAA